DNA sequence from the Streptomyces sp. HUAS 15-9 genome:
CCGAGGATGCCGGCGATCGTGTTTCCGGCGCCCTGGGCGATGAGCTCGGTGTTGTAGCGAGTGCGCGGGCCGTTGTGCATGCGGTCCACGGCGGCGGCGGTGAACAGACTCTCCGCCGAGGCGATGACCGTGAAGGTGAGGATCGCGGTGATGATCCCGGCGTCGGCGAGACCCGCGAACTGCTCAGGGCCCGGGACGCTGACGGCGTCCGTCAGGCTGCCGACCCTGAGCGTCCGCACGTCCACGCCGGGCAGGGCGGCGACCGCGCTGCCGATGCCGACGGCGACGAGCGCGGCCGGGATCTTCTTCACCGGGCCGGGGACCTTCTTCCACAGGGCGCTGAGCGCGATCGTGACGATGCCGAGCCCGCGTACGGGAGTTGGTCGCCCGCATCCGGGCCGTGCACCGGCGCAATCTGCGGACGCCGTCCGATCCGTCCCCGCAGGAGGCCCCGTACGAGCCGTACGAGGGTGAATGGGACGGTCCCGAGCCGGGACCCCTCGTCGTGGACCGGCGGACGCGGCAGGTGTGGGTGGGCGAGGCGCCGGTCACGCTGACGCCGAAGGAGTTCGAACTGCTGGCCCTGCTCTCCGACGACCCGGGCGCCGTCTACTCGCGGCAGCAGATCCTCAGCCGGGTCTGGGACGAACACTACGACGGCCCGACCAAGACGCTGGACGTGCATGTCGCCACCCTGCGCCGCAAGTTGGGCGACCCGGCGTGGATCCAGACGCTGCGCGGTGTCGGCTTCCGGCTCGCCGTCCGCAGCCCGGGTCGGCCCCAGGCCGGGCCTGCCGATGCCGCGGCGTCATGACCCGCCGTCTGCTGCTGAGTTATCTGAGCCTCGCGGGCCTGGTCCTGCTGTGTCTGGAGGTCCCCCTGGGCTTCGTGTACTCGCGGGCCGAGAAGGACCGGGTCGTCAACTCGGCCCATGACGAGGCGGCGTCGGTGGCCGCGTATGCCGAACTGTCCCTCGCCGCCCGGCGCCGGGAGGAACTGGTCGAGCGGGCCGAGCACTGCGCCGAGCGCATCGGCGGAGAGGTGGTCGTCCTGGACGCGGACGGTGATCTGCTGGCCGCCTCGCGCCGTCTGTCGGACCTGGAGGAACGCTCCCTGCCGACCCGTCCCGAGGTCGTCGCGGCGCTGAGCGGCCGGGCCGGCACCGATGTCCGCGCGTCCACGATCGGCGGTGTCCGCCATCTGTCCGTGGCGGCTCCGGTCGGGCACCGTACGCGGGAGGCGGACCGGGCTCAGGGCGCCGTGCAGATCACCCTTCCGACGGCGTTGGTGCACGACCGCGTCCACCGGGCCTGGCTGGCGCTGGCCCTCGCGGGCCTCGCGGTCCTGACCGCGGTCGCGGCCGTGGCGTTCGCGTTCGCGCGCTGGGCGGGCCGTCCCATCCGCAGGCTGGAGGAGGCGACGCACCGGCTGGCCGACGGCGCGCGGCCCACCTGCGTACGGGTCACCTCGGGCCCGCCGGAGGTCCGCAGTCTTGCCGCGGCCTTCAACAGCACGGCCGCCCGCCTCGAACATCTGCTGGCGTCGCAGCGCGCCTTCGCCGGCGAGGCCTCGCACCAGCTGAAGACACCGCTCGCGGCCCTGCGCCTCAGGCTGGAGAGCCTGGAGCCCGACATCACCCGGCGTGCCCGGCCCAGCCTCGCCGCCGCCGTCACGGAGACCGACCGGATGGCGAGGCTGGTCGAGGGCCTGCTGGCCATGGCCCGCCTGGAGGAGGACTCGGCCGTCGCGGGCCCGGTCGACGTGGGCGCGGTCTGCGCGGAGCGGCACCGGACCTGGGCGCCGCTGTTCGAGCGTGAGGACGTCTCGCTCGTCCTGTTCGCCGGCAGCGTGGGTCCGGTACTCGCCGTGCCCGGGGCCGTCGAACAGATCCTGGACAACCTTCTGTCCAACGCCTTACGAGCCTCTCCCGCCGGCAGCACGGTCACCATGGAGCTACGGCTCCGCACCCCCGCGCACCGTCCCTTCCGCGACAGCCGCCCGTGCTGGGTCGACCTGCACGTCACGGACGAGGGTCCGGGCATGACGGCGGAACAGCGCGCCCGCGCCTTCGACCGGTTCTGGCGTGCCCCGGGCGCACCCAAGGGCGGTACGGGCCTGGGGCTCTCGCTGGTCCAGCGGCTGGCCCACGCCGGCGGCGGAGAGGTGAGTCTGCGTCCGGCAGCCACGGGCGGCCTCGACGCCGTGGTCCGCATGCCCTCGGCGGAGCAGCCGCCCGAGGGAGACCCCGCAGCTGACCCGGACCCCGTGCCGTCCGACCGCGCGCTACAACTTTTCCCCTCGAAGGTGCATCCAACATAGCGACCTGCATCTTCCCATTCGCCCGATGGAGGCGGATGCGCCATGTTTCTGCATACCCGACTCTTCTCCCGGCGCGGCCTGACGGCCGCCCTGACCGCCGCCGCGGCGGCCCTCGCGACCGCGGGCGTCGCGGAGAGCGCGACGGCAACGACAACAACTACGGCTCAGACGTCGGCCGGAACCCGTATCTGTGCCGTGAAGGACCTGTACCTGTCCATGGGCCGCGGGGAAGGCGCGGCCGGCTCGCTCTACCAGCCCATCCGGTTCACCAACACCAGTACGAGCAAGTGCGCCCTGCGCGGCTACCCGGGCGTCAGCGTCCTCGACACCGCACACAAGCAGATCGGCCCGGCCGCCACCCGCTCCGGCTCGCCCTACGGCACGGTCACGCTGGCCCCGGGCCACTCCGCATCGGCGATCATCCGCACCACCAACGGTCCCGTCGGCGGCCCCTGCCTGCGCACCGGCACCTATCTGCGGATCTACCCACCGGGCTCGTACACCTCCACCCTCGTCCCCACACACTGGACGACGTGCTCCCACCTCTTCCAGGTCGGCCCGATCAACACGGAGGGCACCATCTGACCCACCACCACATCACGCGCACCCAAGGGGCGGCACCCTGTCGCCGCGGGCTTCGCCGCTGGGTACCGTGTGTACATGTCCACTCGCGCGGAGTTGCGTCGGATACGCAGGATCGACCGCTGGATGGGGATCATTCTGCCGAGGGTGGTCCGACGCGTGGTCAACGGCGAGGTGGCGCAGCCCGGTTGGTTGCCTCGCCGCTGGCTGACCCTGGTGTCCGGTGACCTCGACCGGGACGCGGGTGTCGGCGCTGTCTGGCTCGTCTGGCGTCCCGGGTCCGCGAAGGCGGAGACGCATACCGTACTG
Encoded proteins:
- a CDS encoding DUF4232 domain-containing protein; the encoded protein is MFLHTRLFSRRGLTAALTAAAAALATAGVAESATATTTTTAQTSAGTRICAVKDLYLSMGRGEGAAGSLYQPIRFTNTSTSKCALRGYPGVSVLDTAHKQIGPAATRSGSPYGTVTLAPGHSASAIIRTTNGPVGGPCLRTGTYLRIYPPGSYTSTLVPTHWTTCSHLFQVGPINTEGTI
- a CDS encoding sensor histidine kinase, yielding MTRRLLLSYLSLAGLVLLCLEVPLGFVYSRAEKDRVVNSAHDEAASVAAYAELSLAARRREELVERAEHCAERIGGEVVVLDADGDLLAASRRLSDLEERSLPTRPEVVAALSGRAGTDVRASTIGGVRHLSVAAPVGHRTREADRAQGAVQITLPTALVHDRVHRAWLALALAGLAVLTAVAAVAFAFARWAGRPIRRLEEATHRLADGARPTCVRVTSGPPEVRSLAAAFNSTAARLEHLLASQRAFAGEASHQLKTPLAALRLRLESLEPDITRRARPSLAAAVTETDRMARLVEGLLAMARLEEDSAVAGPVDVGAVCAERHRTWAPLFEREDVSLVLFAGSVGPVLAVPGAVEQILDNLLSNALRASPAGSTVTMELRLRTPAHRPFRDSRPCWVDLHVTDEGPGMTAEQRARAFDRFWRAPGAPKGGTGLGLSLVQRLAHAGGGEVSLRPAATGGLDAVVRMPSAEQPPEGDPAADPDPVPSDRALQLFPSKVHPT